In the Pontibacillus sp. HMF3514 genome, TAAGGATATTATGAAGAAGTACGACATCCCAACAGCAAAATATGAATCCTTCACTTCTTCAAATGATGCCAAAGCTTATGTAAAAGACCAAGGTGCGCCAATTGTTATAAAAGCGGATGGTCTTGCTGCTGGTAAAGGTGTCACAGTAGCGATGAGTGTTGAAGAAGCAATTGAGGCGATTGATGTAATGATGGAACAAAGCCAGTTTGGTGATGCTGGTAAAGAGGTAGTTATTGAGGAGTATTTAGAAGGGGAAGAATTCTCATTAATGGCTTTTGTTCATGGTTATAAGGTATATCCTTTAATTCCTTCCCAAGATCATAAGCGAATTTTTGATGGAGATACAGGACCAAATACAGGTGGAATGGGGGCGTATGCTCCTGTACCACATTTATCCCAAGAGGCAATCGAGGCAGCTGTTAGAGGAATTCTTGAACCGACGGCCGCTGCTCTTGTAGAAGAAAAGCGATCGTTTAGCGGTATTCTTTATGCGGGATGTATTCAAACACAAGAAGGTCCAAAGGTAATTGAATTTAATGCTAGGTTTGGGGATCCAGAAACACAGGTAGTTCTTCCTCTACTTGAGAATGACTTTATACAGGTAATGGAGGACGTTCAGGCGGGAATAGACCCTCAACTTAATTGGAAAGATGGTTTCTGTGCAGGTGTTGTCGTTTCCTCAGCAGGTTATCCAGGTGACTATCAAAAAGGAATCCTTTTACCTAATGTAAAAGGAAATCGTACAGTAATTCCTATATATGCCGGTGTTCGAAACGAGGATAATCAGCTTGTGAGTGATGGAGGACGTGTGTTTTTATTAAGTGCTCAAGGTGACACGCTAGAAGAAACAATTGAAACTATTTATAACACACTTCAAGAAGCACAAGTACCGAGTACGTTTTTTTATCGTCGAGATATTGCAAGGAAGGCCATTAGGACTTCCGTTTCCGGATATAAATATACAAAATAGCGACAATACTACCGATGATTAAGGCAATCACGAACGTCATATCTGTCATGTATTCTGCTATGTTCATACGATTTACCTCCTTAGTGTTTGTACCGTGACGCTCCTTACTTAGGAGCGTCACGGTACTTTTAGTTTATTAAGATGGGTTAATTCCACTTTCTTCATCATCTTTTTCTTTCTTTTGATCGACTTGTTGTTGTACCATAGCAGTAACAGGGCAATAACGTACGATCCCTTCTGCTACTTTCATAGCCCCGATCATGACATACATCATGGAGCTCTGTCTCCATGGCTGTCGCACCATACGTGCTGTTGAATAGGCCACTACAGTTAACCCTACTGTTATGCGAATCATTGCGTTAATGATTCCAATGTTTGGACGTACCATCAATAACCATTCCCTTCAAAACATTAATGCGTTAAATTCAAAATTATGTTACCATTAAATAAAATTAATGTATGGAAAATACTAGGTCTATTTCGCCTAGCACACTCCCAAAAGACGAATCAAACAATGGAGGAAGACCGATGAATGAACACCGTTACCGCTGGCGCAACAAACAACTTCGAGAGCATGTAGCTGTTATGGATGGTTCCATTGCTCCCTCGATTGTGCTGCAGAATGCTACGTATTTAAATGTATACATGAAACGTTGGATGAAGGCTCATATATGGATCTATGAAGATCGCATTGTGTATGTAGGAGATCAATTGCCATCTCAGAGTGACGAGACAGAATACGTTGATTGCTCCAATCAGTACCTCGTTCCAGGTTACATTGAGCCACACGCGCATCCGTTTCAGTTATATAATCCCCATCGATTGGCACAATATGCATCCCAATCTGGGACAACCACATTAATTAATGACAACCTTGTGTTGCTTTTTTTATTAAAGAAAAAGAAAGCGTTTTCTTTAATGGAGGGATTGAATGATTTACCCGTTTCGTTATACTGGTGGAGCAGGTTTGACTCACAATCCTCATTACAAAATGACGAAGAGTTTTTACGAGATCAAGATGTGTTAGATTGGCTTCAACATGACGCTGTTTTACAAGGTGGAGAACTGACATGCTGGCCAAATGTATTAAAGGATGATGATCGCGTACTCCATTGGATGCAAGAGACCAAAAGAGCACGCAAACCTGTAGAGGGACACTTCCCAGGAGCATCAGAACGCACTTTAACAAAAATGAAGCTTCTTGGTACGGATGGTGATCATGAAGCCATGACAGGTGAAGAAGTGTTTGAGCGACTCCGTCTAGGATATACAGCTGCACTTCGCTATTCATCAATTCGTCCCGATCTACCGAAGATTTTAAAAGAAATGAACGACCTTGGCATTGATACATATGATCGCATCATGTTGACCACTGATGGATCAACTCCTTCCTTTTATGAACAAGGAATTATGGATCGATGTATAGAAATTGCATTAGAGAACGAAATTCCTGCGCATGAAGCATATAGTATGGCTTCTTATAATGCAGCTAAATATTTTGGGATGGAGCATCGAATCGGCTCAATTGGTCCAGGTCGTGTTGCTCATATCAATTTTCTCGAAGCGAAGGACCAACCCACACCTGTTTCTGTTATGGCAAGAGGAAAGTGGGTGAAAGGTTACGGAGATGTTCAAAAGTGGAAAGACTCTTTCCCTTGGGCAGAGTATGGAATGGGCAAGTTGCAATTAGATTGGGATATGACCGATCATGATCTTCAGTTTTCTATACCAGTTGGCTTACATATGCAAAATGAAGTCATACTAAAGCCATATACTGTCCAAACCCCACCAGCACAAGATGAGGCATATCTTACGTTGTTGGATCGAGAAGGAAAGTGGAAAGTAAATTCTATGATTAAAGGCTTTACAACGTCACTTGGAGGCCTGATTAGCTCTTATTCCAATACCGGTGACTTGGTGTTAATCGGTAAAGATAAAGAAGATATGAAACATGCTTTCAAAAGGATGAAAGAAATTGGTGGAGGCATAGTAGCTGTCCATGAAGGAGAAGTCGTCTACGAAATCCCATTGCATATTGCAGGCATGATGTCTGATGTGCCTATGGAAACGTTAATTAAACAGGAAAAGGGATTGAAGAAGCTTTTAGAAGAGCATGGGTACCCATATCATGATCCGGTGTACACGCTCTTGTTCTTATCTTCAACTCATTTACCTTTTATTCGCATAACACCTAAAGGAATTATTGATGTAAAAAAGAAAGAGGTACTTTTTCCTGCGATAATGCGTTAAAATAGAAGAGAATTAAAGTGTGAAAATGTTGTTCAAGGAGGAAGGGGCCTCTTTGGACAAGTTCTACATAGAGAAAGTCTTACAAAAAGGTGTGACAAGAATGCAAAAACGATGGATGCTATTATTGGCAATAGCGACCATACTGGTTCTGGCTGCATGTAGTGAAAAATCAACGCAAGAAAAGGACGAAACGAGTCAAAAAGAAAATGAAGAAAAACAGGAACAAAATGAAGAAAAAGAAGATCCTGTAGAAGTTGTAGATAAAGAAGATGAAGAAAAAAAGGAAGAGGAAGAAAAGAAAGAGCCTGAGTTTGCCTATACCTATCCATTAACAGGTAAAGGGACAGATGAACCTGTTAATCATCGTATCATATCTGTTATGGTTAACAACCATTCAAAAGCACGCCCTCAAACAGGTCTGAATCAGGCAGACATGGTGTATGAAGTATTAGCAGAAGGCCCAATCACAAGGTTTTTAGCTTTTTATCATAGTGAAAAGCCTCCGCTTGTAGGACCTGTTCGAAGTGCTAGAGAGTATTATTTCAGAATTGCTAAAGGGTATAATGCTCTATATCTCTACCACGGAGCAGCACAGTACATTGAAAATAAGTTAAAAGCAGGCTATATTGATCATATCAATGGGATGTATTATGATAATGACCGTCATTTATTTAAGCGCGAAAGCTTTCGTTATGCGCCTCACAACTCTTACTTAATGATTCGTAATGTGTACGATGTTGCGCAACAAAAAGGGTATGAGGTTAAGAAAGAGCACAAACCCCTTCCATTCTTGAACGATGAACAAATCAAGAATATCAGTGGGAATGAGGCTACAACGATCAATATTACATATTCGGACTCACCTCGTGAAACCGTTAAATTCGAATATAATCAAGATACACAAAAATATACACGTTTCAACGATGGCTCCAAAACAGCCGATCTAAATTCAAAAGAACCAACCACGGTGGATAACGTATTTATCGTAGAAACGGGCCATCAGGTGATTGATAGTAAATTACGCCGTGCCATTGATACAGAATCAGGTGGAAACGGTTATCTGATTCAAAAAGGGAAAGTGCAACAAGTCTCTTGGAAGAACGTAGACGGGCGTATTATCCCATTTAAGGATGGGAAGAAGCTCGGTTTTGTACCAGGAAAGACATGGGTAAACATCATACCAGAAAGTCCTGGTATCCAACAGTCTGTAACATTCACGAGTCCGCAATAATTAAAGGAGTGTCCAACATGCAAATTGATAAATTAAGAGGAAAAGAATTGGATCAACTATTTCAAGCCATTCTTGCTCTAGAAAGTGTAGAAGAATGCTATGAATTTTTCGATGATCTGGCAACCATGAATGAAGTCCAGTCTTTAGCGCAGCGCTTAGAAGTTGCACGCATGTTACGTGAAGGCCATACGTATCATAAAATTGAAAATGACACAGGTGCATCAACAGCAACAATCTCCCGTGTTAAACGTTGTCTTAACTACGGAAACGATGCTTATACGATGGCGCTTGATCGTATTCATAAAGAAGAATAGTTTTTATCAAAACGCTCTGGGGTCATGATTTAACGGGTTCGGTTGAGAGGGAGAAAATTGAAAATATCAACAAAAATAAAACCCTTTCTAATAATTTGATCAACATGTGAATTAACAAGTTAATCATCAAGGAGATTAGCAGACCAAATATTAAGGTCTGCTTTTTCCTTGTTTTTTTGGTAAAGTCTTACTTTTTAGTGATATAATGATGTAAAAAAGTGAGGTTTGATCTTAAACTAACAAAGGAGTAATGCTTAAGAGGCAATAACAGTTTGATCTTTAGAGATGAATCTAACAAAATTGAATTGATAGGAGTATTATTTTAAATGAACTATATTAAAGATATGAGAAAGCTTATTGGTCACGAAACGCTTTTTACAGTTGGATGTGGAGTAATAATTGAAAAGGATGAATGTATATTATTGCA is a window encoding:
- the purD gene encoding phosphoribosylamine--glycine ligase, translated to MNILVIGRGGREHSLVKKIEESPRVDTVYAAPGNAGMTEAELVSISETDVEELIHFAKTNQVAWTVVGPEVALMNGIVNQFREAGLDIFGPTKEAARIEGSKAFAKDIMKKYDIPTAKYESFTSSNDAKAYVKDQGAPIVIKADGLAAGKGVTVAMSVEEAIEAIDVMMEQSQFGDAGKEVVIEEYLEGEEFSLMAFVHGYKVYPLIPSQDHKRIFDGDTGPNTGGMGAYAPVPHLSQEAIEAAVRGILEPTAAALVEEKRSFSGILYAGCIQTQEGPKVIEFNARFGDPETQVVLPLLENDFIQVMEDVQAGIDPQLNWKDGFCAGVVVSSAGYPGDYQKGILLPNVKGNRTVIPIYAGVRNEDNQLVSDGGRVFLLSAQGDTLEETIETIYNTLQEAQVPSTFFYRRDIARKAIRTSVSGYKYTK
- a CDS encoding EYxxD motif small membrane protein; translated protein: MNIAEYMTDMTFVIALIIGSIVAILYIYIRKRKS
- a CDS encoding DUF2892 domain-containing protein, translated to MVRPNIGIINAMIRITVGLTVVAYSTARMVRQPWRQSSMMYVMIGAMKVAEGIVRYCPVTAMVQQQVDQKKEKDDEESGINPS
- a CDS encoding adenine deaminase C-terminal domain-containing protein, yielding MNEHRYRWRNKQLREHVAVMDGSIAPSIVLQNATYLNVYMKRWMKAHIWIYEDRIVYVGDQLPSQSDETEYVDCSNQYLVPGYIEPHAHPFQLYNPHRLAQYASQSGTTTLINDNLVLLFLLKKKKAFSLMEGLNDLPVSLYWWSRFDSQSSLQNDEEFLRDQDVLDWLQHDAVLQGGELTCWPNVLKDDDRVLHWMQETKRARKPVEGHFPGASERTLTKMKLLGTDGDHEAMTGEEVFERLRLGYTAALRYSSIRPDLPKILKEMNDLGIDTYDRIMLTTDGSTPSFYEQGIMDRCIEIALENEIPAHEAYSMASYNAAKYFGMEHRIGSIGPGRVAHINFLEAKDQPTPVSVMARGKWVKGYGDVQKWKDSFPWAEYGMGKLQLDWDMTDHDLQFSIPVGLHMQNEVILKPYTVQTPPAQDEAYLTLLDREGKWKVNSMIKGFTTSLGGLISSYSNTGDLVLIGKDKEDMKHAFKRMKEIGGGIVAVHEGEVVYEIPLHIAGMMSDVPMETLIKQEKGLKKLLEEHGYPYHDPVYTLLFLSSTHLPFIRITPKGIIDVKKKEVLFPAIMR
- a CDS encoding DUF3048 domain-containing protein translates to MDKFYIEKVLQKGVTRMQKRWMLLLAIATILVLAACSEKSTQEKDETSQKENEEKQEQNEEKEDPVEVVDKEDEEKKEEEEKKEPEFAYTYPLTGKGTDEPVNHRIISVMVNNHSKARPQTGLNQADMVYEVLAEGPITRFLAFYHSEKPPLVGPVRSAREYYFRIAKGYNALYLYHGAAQYIENKLKAGYIDHINGMYYDNDRHLFKRESFRYAPHNSYLMIRNVYDVAQQKGYEVKKEHKPLPFLNDEQIKNISGNEATTINITYSDSPRETVKFEYNQDTQKYTRFNDGSKTADLNSKEPTTVDNVFIVETGHQVIDSKLRRAIDTESGGNGYLIQKGKVQQVSWKNVDGRIIPFKDGKKLGFVPGKTWVNIIPESPGIQQSVTFTSPQ
- a CDS encoding YerC/YecD family TrpR-related protein codes for the protein MQIDKLRGKELDQLFQAILALESVEECYEFFDDLATMNEVQSLAQRLEVARMLREGHTYHKIENDTGASTATISRVKRCLNYGNDAYTMALDRIHKEE